tcattaaaatattggCTTAAAAAATTGTTAGCATCGGTGACTTTAATTGAGCTTTCACACTTTCTATTTTCATTAGGCATTCATCATGGCATGCACAGACTTTTACGTATAGAATTGAaccaataaaattcaataactaaatatatatgagattttttttatgggcCTAAGGCAGGCCTATGCAGTAAACACGTACGGCCTCATATCACTATATATTGGGCGTTGCTAGGGGCACCCAGCAAAATTGCTGGTGCACCAAGCAATTCGATGAAGTATCAATAttacccttcatttaaaaatagaagataatatatttttaaaaaataagtcttTCTTCTTCCACGGCCTGCTTTCTCCTTCCTCCGTTGCCcccgtgcacccaacatttgcATTCCAAATTTGCTTTCTTCGTGCCCTTCGTTTCTTCTCCTCCGTGTTGGCTTCTTCTTGTCTTTGCTTCTTCTCCCCGGCTTCCCCTCCATTGGCATCCTCCATTGGGTTCTTCCTCCGTTTGTTCATTTCCTTCCGCCATCCAGGTTAGTGTTCTAACCTCGTATCTCTGTGAATCACGTAAATGGTCGTAGGATAGACGACATTAGTGACATGTGTGGTGCTTGAGGTTGAAGACGAAGGTTCTTCCACggagaagaaccttcttccacgCGTGTGAAAGTGGACTGTGGTTATTCGAGCGGAAGAAGGTGTTCTTCCACGGGATCCAGCGGAAGAAGGTGAAGAAGGTTCTTCTGCGGGATCAAGCGGAAGAAGGTGAAGAACATTCTTCCGCTAGATCccgcggaagaaccttctttcgCAGGTGAAAGGCGAACCGACTCTAACGCACAGAAGAACCTTGCCTTCCGCGGATGCCCGTGCCTTCTTGCGGAAGAACCTGCAGAACCTTTTTCCGCAGACTACCTCTCTTTCTCGCGGAAGAACCTGCGAAACCTTCTTCCGCAGGCTACCTCTCCTTCTCGCGGAAGAACTTGCGGAACCTTCTTCTGTGGACCGTGTTTTGTTgtatattggtttttttttcttgaaaattatgTCTGAACCACcaatttattgatattattagttatttttttatttgctattacaaagtgtatatgtatatgaGAAATGAGAAATTGTTGCCTTTGATATATGAATTAGATGCAGATATTGTATAAGGCAAATTTTTGATTAATGAACCTAAGCTATGACTTATATGTATTATGTGGGTGTTTGAGGCTTTAAGGTTTGTATATGTATGTggtgattttgtttttcatgcaccCTTGGTTGTTGCTTTTGATGCACCCTTGGTGGTTGTTTGTGTTGCACCCTAGGTGGTGATGAAAGATAGCTTTCATGCACCCTTAgtgaccaaaaaagaaaaaacattcaaTGTATATGTTGGAATAAGCTACAAATAAATGAATCTCCCAACTCTAGCAAATTCTTGTGTGTACATTAGTGAGAAACATACAAAACATGTGTTTGAACAAATTAGTAATGACAAAGCTTTGTTaccaattatttgaatatttaatttgaccGAAAAAAGTAAATGTTCTTCATGATTTCAGATCATAgttagaacacgaggtttaggtcaTGTGTTAGGAACTGGTAGAGGTAGAGGCATTAGTGAGGATGCGCATCAGGCTGATGTTCCTCGGCGTCGCAGGCCTACTACTTCAGCACGTAGGCAATGGGTTCGTGTGCATGAGGACGCTACACAGAGACCCGAGGATGTGTCTCAGTTGCATAAGGATGTTCCTCATGTGTCTAATGCTACCCCAGAGATGACAGGCGCCGTCGATGCTGTTCACATAGAGGGAGTGGCTACTGATGGGAGCTTGGGGTCATTTGCTAGAGATGAGGGATTCCCCTGTGGGCTACGTGACCCATCAGTTTTGACCGGTTTTGCTGAGCATGTCGCACACAGCATCTGGAGTGGACATGTACGTACTTTTTAATGTTGagtaattacataaaaattatttgtagttggattgttttttatatacacgttattataaatttttattcaatttaggaAGGACCCGATCTGAAGTTGGTATCCCATGGTAGAAAAGTAGATAAAATTGGGAGACCAGCGCCTGAGATCGAAGGCATGATTGCTGCCACCGGATTGAGTCCACTGATCAGGTGTTCTGTTATCACCACTGATCCTGGACTCATATCCACATTCGTCAAGAGGTGGCATCGTGAGACTAACACGTTCCACCTGCCAGTAGGCGAGTTGATGATCACGTTGGATGACATGGCGTCACTCCTACACGTTCCCATCACTGGCGTGCTGCATAAGTTTGAGCCGCTGGTTACTTTAGACGCGATTGGTCTACTGACGGAGCTTCTTGAGGTGAGTCATGAGGAGGCTACAGCTGAGACCCGATAGGCTGGTGGGCCTCATGTCCGGTTGGGGTGGCTTCGGGACGTGTATGAGAGCCAGTGTAGGGCCAGACGATGGGTTGTAGCAGCCTGCACGTATCTGCTCCACTTGGTGGGTTGCACTCTTTTCGCCAACAAGAGTTCAACCCATGTACATGTCGTGCACCTGGAGGCTTTCAGGGACCTAGTCTAGGCAGGGGGATTCGCTTGGGGAGCGGCTGCATTGGTCCACATGTACGAGCATCTGAACGACGCGTCGCAAGCCTCTACACGGCAGATGGGCGATTACATTACACTTCTTCAGGTATGTATTATTActgataatttaaattgaagtagCATTGaatccttttgtttttattgatgTTCACTATGTGTTTGTAGTGCTGGATATATGAGCACTTTCCTACAGTGCATACATGCGTCGTTCATGATGCTTATGATGAGGGGAGCCCACGGGCCTGCAGGTGGCTTATGGGTAAGGCTCATATGACGAGGATCAAGGGAGCCCCATATCAGAGACGTATGGATGCCCTGACTGTGACTGACGTGTGCTGGATGCCCTATGCTAAGCATCGAGGAGTCAGGGGCTTTGACTTGATATCGTCGTACACCGGCCAGCTCAGATGGGGTCAGATTGTCGTGTACGTTCCACCTGAGCGGGTTCTTCGACAGTTTGGCTATATTCAGACCGTCCCTCCGCTGTTGATTTGTGATTCTTTGATGGGTGATGATATAGATGACCGGTGACTGCATTTTTCAGACCATTTGGTGCCTGTAGGGGAGCTCTGTGTAGTTCTTGGGCAGGTGGCACCAGACTACATGGACtggtttttttggattttgcacCCGTTCGTCACGCCGATCGAGGAGACTGCTGAGCCGAGACATCCGCCTCCCTCTCATGATGAGGAGTTCGTCGAGCCACCTATCCCCGAGGTTTCAGTTGCGTCCGATCTCCCTACGCATTCAATGGTAAGCATAACTTGTGtagtttttcataatttaaattttttaaaaatgtgataCTGACTTTGTTATTTTGACTTTGACAGGTTGATTGTGAAGGATGTCAAGGGATGGTTGAGGATTTAGGAGTGATTGCTGAGGATTTGGAGCGGGTCATCAACCTTAGGATGGTCACTGAAGGCACTGACTTATATGACATCATGACTCGTTGTCTGAGGAGAGCTAGAGGTGACGCTGCTGATGGAAGTCTTAGGCCGCGACAGAGACGCCGCATAGAT
This region of Glycine max cultivar Williams 82 chromosome 7, Glycine_max_v4.0, whole genome shotgun sequence genomic DNA includes:
- the LOC102664585 gene encoding protein MAIN-LIKE 1-like yields the protein MWVFEALRFVYIIVRTRGLGHVLGTGRGRGISEDAHQADVPRRRRPTTSARRQWVRVHEDATQRPEDVSQLHKDVPHVSNATPEMTGAVDAVHIEGVATDGSLGSFARDEGFPCGLRDPSVLTGFAEHVAHSIWSGHEGPDLKLVSHGRKVDKIGRPAPEIEGMIAATGLSPLIRCSVITTDPGLISTFVKRWHRETNTFHLPVGELMITLDDMASLLHVPITGVLHKFEPLVTLDAIGLLTELLEVSHEEATAETR